One Streptomyces sp. ML-6 genomic region harbors:
- a CDS encoding NADH-quinone oxidoreductase subunit A, translating to MADLSNLPESTPAVLASDYFDGYSVVGLLAVIGVLFVAVAFGAGRLLRPVVPTPEKLLTYECGVDPVGEGWAHTQVRYYVYAFLYVIFAVDSIFLFPWATVFAAPGYGATTLIEMFIFLGFLAVGLLYAWKKGVLEWT from the coding sequence ATGGCAGACCTGTCGAACCTGCCGGAATCGACACCGGCCGTTCTCGCGTCGGACTACTTCGACGGATATTCAGTGGTCGGACTGCTCGCCGTGATCGGCGTGCTGTTCGTCGCCGTCGCCTTCGGGGCCGGCCGACTGCTGCGCCCCGTGGTGCCGACGCCGGAGAAGCTCCTGACGTACGAATGCGGCGTGGACCCGGTGGGCGAGGGCTGGGCGCACACCCAGGTCCGTTATTACGTCTACGCCTTCCTGTACGTGATCTTCGCCGTCGACTCGATCTTCCTGTTCCCGTGGGCGACGGTATTCGCCGCGCCGGGATACGGGGCGACGACGCTGATCGAAATGTTCATCTTCCTCGGTTTCCTGGCCGTGGGACTGCTCTACGCATGGAAGAAGGGCGTCCTCGAATGGACGTGA
- a CDS encoding NADH-quinone oxidoreductase subunit B: MDVTSTPADGGAEQQPVPTFLPEPKRLGVLSRLAPEPMKVVLNWGRRYSLWVFNFGLACCAIEFIAASMARHDFIRLGVIPFAPGPRQADLMIVSGTVTDKMAPAVKRLYEQMPEPKYVISFGACSNCGGPYWDSYSVTKGVDQIIPVDVYVPGCPPRPEALLQGILKLQEKIARESLGERYATGGGGRPSTAALRSGLITAPQAPQVPETPEAPESPEAPQAPGTDDARSPGADGGRKSPGEERA, from the coding sequence ATGGACGTGACCAGTACGCCGGCCGACGGGGGAGCCGAGCAGCAGCCCGTGCCGACCTTCCTGCCGGAGCCCAAGCGGCTCGGCGTCCTGTCGCGCCTGGCACCCGAGCCGATGAAGGTGGTCCTGAACTGGGGCCGCCGCTACAGCCTCTGGGTCTTCAACTTCGGGCTCGCCTGCTGCGCCATCGAATTCATCGCCGCCTCCATGGCCCGGCACGACTTCATCCGGCTCGGCGTGATCCCGTTCGCGCCCGGCCCCCGCCAGGCCGACCTGATGATCGTCTCCGGCACGGTGACGGACAAGATGGCCCCGGCCGTGAAGCGGCTGTACGAGCAGATGCCCGAGCCCAAGTACGTCATCTCCTTCGGCGCCTGCTCCAACTGCGGCGGCCCCTACTGGGACTCGTACTCCGTGACCAAGGGCGTCGACCAGATCATCCCGGTCGACGTCTACGTCCCCGGCTGCCCGCCCCGGCCCGAGGCGCTGCTCCAGGGCATCCTCAAGCTCCAGGAGAAGATCGCCCGCGAGTCGCTGGGGGAGCGGTACGCGACGGGCGGCGGCGGCCGTCCCTCCACCGCCGCACTGCGCAGCGGCCTGATCACCGCCCCGCAGGCTCCGCAGGTCCCGGAGACTCCGGAAGCCCCGGAGAGCCCGGAAGCCCCGCAGGCTCCTGGGACGGATGACGCGCGATCTCCGGGAGCGGACGGCGGGCGAAAGAGCCCGGGAGAGGAGCGCGCATGA
- the nuoK gene encoding NADH-quinone oxidoreductase subunit NuoK: protein MHLAYPAVLAALLFCVGLYGVLARRNAILVLMSVELMLNAVNLNLVAFDVWLRDTLHAGQALALFTIAVAAAEIGIGLAIVLAVYRNRGTSDIDRLRDTAETDAAESLPDHGPDDGPGTEPDTGTEDQATAAAGKAKKAEATA, encoded by the coding sequence ATGCACCTCGCCTACCCCGCGGTGCTCGCCGCCCTCCTCTTCTGCGTCGGGCTGTACGGCGTGCTCGCCCGCCGCAACGCGATCCTCGTCCTGATGTCCGTCGAGCTGATGCTCAACGCCGTCAACCTCAACCTGGTCGCCTTCGACGTCTGGCTCCGCGACACCCTGCACGCCGGCCAGGCCCTCGCCCTCTTCACCATCGCCGTCGCGGCGGCGGAGATCGGCATCGGCCTGGCGATCGTCCTCGCCGTGTACCGCAACCGCGGCACCTCGGACATCGACCGCCTCCGCGACACCGCCGAGACCGACGCCGCCGAATCCCTCCCCGACCACGGACCCGACGACGGACCCGGCACCGAACCCGACACCGGCACCGAAGACCAGGCCACTGCTGCGGCAGGGAAGGCAAAGAAGGCAGAGGCCACCGCGTGA
- a CDS encoding response regulator transcription factor — MRVVIAEDSVLLREGLTRLLTDLGHEVVAGVGDAEALIKTVNDLAGQDALPDVVVADVRMPPTHTDEGVRAAVRLRKEHPGIGVLVLSQYVEEQYATELLAGSSRGVGYLLKDRVAEVREFVDAVVRVAQGGTALDPEVVAQLLGRSRKQDVLAGLTPREREVLGLMAEGRTNSAVAKQLVVSDGAVEKHVSNIFLKLGLSPSEGDHRRVLAVLTYLNS; from the coding sequence GTGCGAGTGGTCATTGCCGAGGATTCGGTGCTGCTCAGGGAAGGGCTGACCCGGCTGCTGACCGATCTGGGGCACGAGGTCGTCGCCGGGGTCGGGGACGCCGAGGCCCTGATCAAGACGGTGAACGACCTGGCGGGGCAGGACGCCCTGCCCGATGTGGTGGTCGCCGACGTGCGGATGCCCCCGACCCACACCGACGAAGGGGTGCGGGCGGCCGTGCGGCTGCGGAAGGAACACCCCGGGATCGGGGTCCTGGTCCTATCGCAGTACGTGGAGGAGCAGTACGCGACCGAGCTGCTGGCCGGTTCCAGCCGGGGCGTGGGCTACCTGCTGAAGGACCGGGTCGCCGAGGTCCGGGAGTTCGTGGACGCGGTGGTCCGGGTGGCGCAGGGCGGGACGGCTCTGGACCCGGAGGTGGTGGCGCAGCTGCTGGGCCGGAGCCGCAAGCAGGACGTCCTGGCCGGGCTGACGCCGCGCGAGCGCGAGGTGCTCGGGCTGATGGCGGAGGGCCGGACGAACTCCGCGGTGGCCAAGCAGCTGGTGGTGAGCGACGGCGCGGTGGAGAAGCACGTCAGCAACATCTTCCTGAAGCTGGGGCTGTCCCCCAGCGAGGGGGACCACCGGCGCGTCCTGGCCGTCCTGACGTACCTGAACTCCTGA
- a CDS encoding NADH-quinone oxidoreductase subunit I — MTASHPPSRPRIPGSGLAKGLAVTLRTMTRKTVTAQYPDVQPELPPRSRGVIALFEENCTVCMLCARECPDWCIYIDSHKETVPAAAPGGRERSRNVLDRFAIDFSLCMYCGICIEVCPFDALFWSPEFEYAETDILELTHERDKLRAWMWTVPEPPALDPGAEEPKEIAAARKTAEKLEAQRAQEAQQNQTRETRQNQQEAEGEE, encoded by the coding sequence ATGACCGCGTCGCACCCGCCCTCCCGGCCCCGCATCCCCGGCTCCGGCCTGGCCAAGGGGCTGGCCGTCACCCTGCGGACGATGACGCGGAAGACGGTCACCGCCCAGTACCCCGACGTCCAGCCCGAGCTCCCGCCCCGCTCCCGCGGCGTCATCGCGCTGTTCGAGGAGAACTGCACGGTCTGCATGCTCTGCGCCCGCGAGTGCCCGGACTGGTGCATCTACATCGACTCCCACAAGGAGACGGTGCCCGCCGCCGCTCCCGGGGGCCGCGAACGCAGCCGCAACGTCCTGGACCGCTTCGCGATCGACTTCTCGCTCTGCATGTACTGCGGCATCTGCATCGAGGTGTGCCCCTTCGACGCGCTGTTCTGGTCACCGGAGTTCGAGTACGCGGAGACGGACATCCTCGAACTCACCCACGAGCGCGACAAACTCCGCGCCTGGATGTGGACGGTGCCCGAACCGCCCGCGCTCGACCCCGGCGCCGAGGAGCCGAAGGAGATCGCCGCCGCCCGCAAGACCGCGGAGAAACTCGAAGCCCAACGCGCCCAGGAAGCCCAGCAGAACCAGACTCGGGAAACCCGGCAGAACCAGCAGGAAGCAGAGGGGGAGGAGTGA
- a CDS encoding 2-oxoacid:acceptor oxidoreductase subunit alpha: protein MTSQVSSPAEQADEANEALVGGQRAPRPGHAEAGEKEIRRLDRVVIRFAGDSGDGMQLTGDRFTSETASFGNDLSTLPNFPAEIRAPAGTLPGVSSFQLHFADHDILTPGDAPDVLVAMNPAALRANLADVPRGAEIIVNTDEFTKRPMAKVGYDTSPLEDGSLEGYRVHPVPLTTLTVEALKEFGLSRKEAERSKNMFALGLLSWMYHRPTENTEAFLRRKFAKKPQIAEANVAAFRAGWNFGETTEDFAVSYEVAPAAHAFPAGVYRNISGNLALSYGLVAASRQADLPLYLGSYPITPASDILHELSRHKNFGVRTFQAEDEIAGIGAALGAAFGGSLAVTTTSGPGVALKSETIGLAVSLELPLVVVDIQRGGPSTGLPTKTEQADLLQAMYGRNGEAPVPVIAPRTPADCFDAALEAARIALTYRTPVFLLSDGYLANGSEPWRVPETGELPDLRVRFATGPNHQLADGTEVFWPYKRDPQTLARPWAVPGTPGLEHRIGGIEKQDGTGNISYDPANHDHMVRTRQAKIDGITVPDLEVDDPDGAKTLVLGWGSTYGPVTAAVRRLRNDNTPIAQAHLRHLNPFPHNLGDVLKRYDKVIVPEMNLGQLATLIRARYLVDARSHTQVNGMPFKAEQLAKALKEAIDA, encoded by the coding sequence GTGACCAGCCAGGTCAGTAGCCCAGCCGAACAGGCCGATGAGGCCAACGAGGCGCTCGTCGGGGGACAGCGCGCCCCCCGCCCCGGTCACGCCGAAGCAGGCGAAAAAGAGATCCGCCGTCTGGATCGGGTGGTCATCCGTTTCGCGGGTGACTCGGGGGACGGCATGCAGCTCACGGGGGACCGTTTCACGTCGGAGACGGCGTCGTTCGGGAACGATCTGTCGACGCTGCCGAACTTCCCGGCCGAGATCCGGGCTCCTGCGGGGACCCTGCCGGGGGTGTCGTCGTTCCAGCTGCATTTCGCGGACCACGACATCCTCACGCCGGGGGACGCACCGGACGTGCTGGTCGCGATGAACCCGGCCGCGCTGCGGGCGAACCTCGCCGATGTGCCGCGCGGTGCGGAGATCATCGTGAACACCGACGAGTTCACCAAGCGCCCGATGGCGAAGGTCGGCTACGACACCAGTCCCCTGGAGGACGGGTCGCTGGAGGGCTACCGGGTGCATCCGGTGCCGTTGACGACGCTGACGGTCGAGGCGCTGAAGGAGTTCGGCCTGTCGCGCAAGGAGGCCGAGCGCTCGAAGAACATGTTCGCGCTGGGGCTGCTGTCGTGGATGTACCACCGCCCGACGGAGAACACCGAGGCGTTCCTGCGGCGGAAGTTCGCGAAGAAGCCGCAGATCGCCGAGGCGAACGTGGCGGCGTTCCGGGCGGGGTGGAACTTCGGGGAGACGACGGAGGATTTCGCGGTCTCCTACGAGGTCGCTCCGGCCGCGCATGCCTTCCCGGCGGGGGTGTACCGGAACATCTCGGGGAATCTGGCGCTGTCGTACGGGCTGGTCGCCGCGTCCCGGCAGGCGGACCTGCCGCTGTATCTGGGGTCGTATCCGATCACGCCGGCCTCCGACATCCTGCACGAGCTGTCGCGGCACAAGAATTTCGGGGTGCGGACCTTCCAGGCCGAGGACGAGATCGCGGGGATCGGGGCGGCGCTGGGTGCGGCGTTCGGCGGTTCGCTGGCGGTGACGACGACGTCCGGTCCCGGGGTGGCGCTGAAGTCGGAGACGATCGGGCTGGCGGTGTCTTTGGAGCTGCCGCTGGTGGTGGTGGACATCCAGCGCGGCGGGCCCTCGACCGGTTTGCCGACCAAGACCGAGCAGGCGGATCTGCTGCAGGCCATGTACGGGCGCAACGGCGAGGCCCCGGTGCCCGTCATCGCCCCCCGCACCCCGGCGGACTGCTTCGACGCGGCGCTGGAGGCGGCCCGGATCGCCCTGACCTACCGCACGCCGGTCTTCCTGCTGTCCGACGGCTACCTCGCCAACGGGTCCGAGCCCTGGAGGGTCCCGGAGACTGGTGAGCTGCCCGACCTGCGGGTCCGGTTCGCCACCGGCCCCAACCACCAACTGGCCGACGGCACCGAGGTGTTCTGGCCCTACAAGCGCGACCCGCAGACCCTGGCCCGCCCGTGGGCCGTGCCCGGCACGCCGGGCCTGGAGCACCGGATCGGCGGCATCGAGAAGCAGGACGGCACCGGGAACATCTCCTACGACCCGGCCAACCACGACCACATGGTCCGCACCCGCCAGGCCAAGATCGACGGCATCACCGTCCCGGACCTGGAGGTCGACGACCCGGACGGCGCGAAGACCCTGGTCCTGGGCTGGGGCTCCACCTACGGCCCCGTCACCGCCGCCGTCCGCCGCCTGCGCAACGACAACACCCCCATCGCCCAGGCCCACCTGCGCCACCTCAACCCCTTCCCCCACAACCTCGGCGACGTCCTGAAGCGTTACGACAAGGTCATCGTCCCCGAGATGAACCTCGGCCAGCTCGCCACCCTCATCCGCGCCAGATACCTGGTCGACGCCCGCAGCCACACCCAGGTCAACGGCATGCCGTTCAAGGCCGAACAGCTCGCGAAGGCTCTCAAGGAGGCCATCGATGCCTGA
- a CDS encoding NADH-quinone oxidoreductase subunit J produces MTLAATAVTAATAVTATPATTTAPSGFLSPTGVEIAFLLVGLATLGAALVTVTTRQLVHAALWLVVALGGLAVEYLLLTAEFIAWVQVLIYVGSVVVLLLFGLMLTKAPIGRSPDADSGNRWAALGVAVAAAGALVWVVVDAFRTTWIDLDGPARGSTEVTGSSLFRHWVLPFEALSVLLLAALVGAVVLSRKRGKEQS; encoded by the coding sequence GTGACACTCGCAGCCACCGCGGTCACCGCGGCCACAGCGGTCACCGCGACCCCCGCGACCACCACGGCTCCCTCCGGCTTCCTCTCGCCGACCGGCGTCGAGATCGCCTTCCTCCTCGTCGGCCTCGCCACCCTCGGCGCGGCCCTCGTCACCGTCACGACCAGGCAACTGGTGCACGCAGCCCTCTGGCTGGTCGTGGCGCTCGGCGGGCTCGCCGTCGAGTACCTCCTGCTCACCGCAGAGTTCATCGCCTGGGTGCAGGTACTGATCTACGTCGGTTCCGTGGTCGTCCTCCTCCTCTTCGGGCTGATGCTCACCAAGGCCCCCATCGGCCGCTCCCCGGACGCCGACTCGGGCAACCGGTGGGCGGCCCTCGGCGTGGCGGTCGCCGCCGCCGGCGCACTCGTCTGGGTCGTCGTCGACGCCTTCCGCACCACCTGGATCGACCTGGACGGACCCGCCCGGGGTTCGACCGAGGTCACCGGCTCCTCCCTCTTCCGACACTGGGTGCTGCCGTTCGAAGCGCTCTCCGTCCTGCTGCTCGCCGCCCTGGTCGGCGCGGTCGTCCTGTCCCGCAAGCGCGGTAAGGAGCAGAGCTGA
- a CDS encoding sensor domain-containing protein: MTMSPQVPDEDRPPPARIIPDRWTWKEIGHLLADLPLTIVGFVYAVCMIGVGVALSVTVVGLPMLAVSLHGARLIGRAERGRARALLGVRIDEPSPMVLSRRETGFFPWLWSSIKDPVGWRAVLYCFIRLPWGVVAFGVTLVSLLVLWPVLPYITRFLGNADRLMVRGLLSPSDELERRIAELEADRGVVVDTAAADLRRIERDLHDGAQARLVALAMGLGLAKEKLTADPEAAARMVDEAHGEVKIALQELRDLARGIHPAVLTDRGLDAALSAIASRCTVPVTVTVDLPARPAEAIEGIAYFTVSELLQNVSKHSAARSATVEVWRTDDRLMLQVTDDGRGGARMDGGTGMAGLAERLGAVDGLFVLDSPVGGPTTVTAELPWRDRDSGPSKPKKAGAEPKKAGTERLRHG; the protein is encoded by the coding sequence ATGACCATGAGCCCCCAGGTGCCGGACGAAGACCGGCCGCCGCCCGCCCGCATCATTCCCGACCGGTGGACGTGGAAGGAGATCGGCCATCTTCTGGCCGACCTGCCGCTGACCATCGTCGGGTTTGTCTACGCGGTGTGCATGATCGGTGTCGGTGTGGCGCTCTCGGTCACCGTGGTCGGTCTGCCCATGCTCGCGGTCTCGCTGCACGGGGCGCGGCTGATCGGCCGGGCCGAGCGGGGCCGGGCGCGGGCGCTGCTCGGGGTCCGGATCGACGAGCCGAGCCCGATGGTCCTGTCGCGCCGGGAGACGGGGTTCTTCCCGTGGCTGTGGTCGAGCATCAAGGACCCGGTGGGCTGGCGGGCCGTGCTCTACTGCTTCATCCGGCTGCCCTGGGGGGTGGTCGCCTTCGGGGTGACGTTGGTGAGCCTGCTCGTGCTGTGGCCGGTGCTCCCGTACATCACGCGGTTCCTCGGCAACGCGGACCGGCTGATGGTGCGCGGGCTGCTGTCGCCCTCCGACGAGCTGGAGCGCCGGATCGCAGAGCTGGAGGCGGACCGGGGCGTGGTCGTCGACACCGCCGCCGCCGACCTGCGCCGCATCGAACGCGACCTCCACGACGGCGCCCAGGCCCGCCTCGTCGCCCTCGCCATGGGCCTGGGCCTGGCGAAGGAGAAGCTCACCGCCGACCCGGAGGCAGCCGCGCGCATGGTCGACGAGGCCCACGGCGAAGTCAAGATCGCCCTCCAGGAACTCCGCGACCTCGCCCGCGGCATCCACCCCGCCGTCCTCACCGACCGCGGCCTCGACGCCGCCCTCTCCGCCATCGCCTCCCGCTGCACCGTCCCCGTCACCGTCACCGTGGACCTCCCGGCGCGCCCTGCGGAGGCGATCGAGGGCATCGCGTACTTCACCGTCTCCGAGCTGCTCCAGAACGTGAGCAAGCACAGCGCGGCGCGCTCGGCGACCGTCGAGGTCTGGCGCACCGACGACCGGCTCATGCTCCAGGTCACCGACGACGGCCGGGGCGGCGCCAGGATGGACGGCGGTACGGGGATGGCGGGGCTGGCCGAACGGCTGGGCGCCGTGGACGGGCTGTTCGTCCTGGACTCGCCGGTCGGCGGGCCCACCACGGTCACCGCCGAACTGCCCTGGCGCGACCGCGACAGCGGCCCGTCGAAGCCGAAGAAGGCCGGGGCAGAACCGAAGAAGGCCGGGACGGAGCGCCTCCGGCACGGCTGA
- a CDS encoding complex I subunit 1 family protein produces MNDVLDVALRLVIVFAAFMVLPLVVGQTEHKVMAHMQGRLGPMYAGGFHGWAQLVADGVKFAQKEDIVPERADRRVFQLAPAVALLPYLLVLVAIPVGPGEGAVGQVVDAGIFFVLAVMGVGVLGSLMAGWASANKFSLLGGLRTAAQLLAYELPMLLAAASVAMAAGTVSLTGILDAFEWWWLPWQIVGALVFFVAGLAELQRPPFDMPVADSEIIFGAYTEYTGLRFALFLLAEYAGIVVLCALTSVLFLGGWHGPLGADGLGWVWTLLKTAVLAFVVIWLRVTYPRLREDQLQKLAWTTLVPLALAQIALTGIVKVAIN; encoded by the coding sequence GTGAACGACGTACTCGACGTCGCCCTCCGGCTCGTCATCGTCTTCGCCGCGTTCATGGTCCTCCCGCTCGTCGTGGGGCAGACCGAGCACAAGGTGATGGCCCACATGCAGGGCCGCCTCGGCCCCATGTACGCGGGCGGCTTCCACGGCTGGGCGCAGCTCGTCGCGGACGGCGTGAAGTTCGCGCAGAAGGAGGACATCGTCCCGGAGCGGGCCGACCGCCGGGTCTTCCAGCTCGCCCCGGCCGTCGCGCTCCTGCCGTACCTCCTCGTGCTCGTCGCCATCCCGGTCGGGCCCGGCGAGGGCGCGGTCGGGCAGGTCGTCGACGCGGGCATCTTCTTCGTGCTCGCCGTGATGGGCGTCGGGGTGCTCGGCTCGCTGATGGCGGGCTGGGCATCGGCCAACAAGTTCTCCCTGCTCGGGGGCCTGCGCACCGCCGCCCAGCTGCTCGCGTACGAACTGCCGATGCTGCTCGCCGCCGCGTCCGTCGCGATGGCGGCCGGGACCGTCTCCCTCACGGGCATCCTCGACGCCTTCGAGTGGTGGTGGCTGCCCTGGCAGATCGTCGGCGCCCTGGTCTTCTTCGTGGCCGGGCTCGCTGAACTCCAGCGCCCGCCCTTCGACATGCCGGTCGCCGACTCGGAGATCATCTTCGGCGCGTACACCGAGTACACCGGGCTGCGCTTCGCGCTCTTCCTGCTCGCCGAGTACGCGGGCATCGTCGTCCTGTGCGCGCTGACCAGCGTCCTCTTCCTCGGCGGCTGGCACGGCCCGCTCGGCGCCGACGGACTCGGCTGGGTCTGGACGCTCCTCAAGACCGCGGTCCTGGCCTTCGTCGTCATCTGGCTGCGGGTGACCTACCCCCGGCTGCGCGAGGACCAGCTGCAGAAGCTCGCCTGGACCACCCTCGTCCCGCTCGCCCTCGCGCAGATCGCGCTCACCGGCATCGTGAAGGTGGCGATCAACTGA
- a CDS encoding sensor histidine kinase — protein MATAYGPDTRDPQRSGAGPGEASPLKRLLPAALRAPFEARTWRELTYQVLSLPIGVVLFSFSITLMTLGVGTLITFLGVPILAGTLALCRGFGALERARARALLGVDVAAPAPVRGATGGLTSWMGASLKSGASWRHLLYTLLHLPWTLFAFSLAVPLWICGWALLTYPLWRWTLPSHLTRDGIQLYSDRNHTTTVDTPVELALAFATGLVLLLVTAWVIRALAGVDRILVRGLLGPSRLATRVSELESDRGVVVDTAAADLRRIERDLHDGAQARLVALAMDLGLAKEKLTADPEAAARMVDEAHGEVKIALQELRDLARGIHPAVLTDRGLDAALSAIASRCTVPVTVTVDLADRPAQAIEGIAYFTVSELLQNVSKHARATHASVEVWRTGDRLMLQVTDDGRGGADPAAGSGLAGLTERLDAVDGVLAVDSPPGGPTRITAELPWRG, from the coding sequence ATGGCCACGGCATACGGACCGGACACGCGGGACCCCCAGCGGTCCGGGGCCGGTCCCGGGGAAGCCTCCCCGCTGAAGAGACTGCTGCCCGCCGCGCTGCGGGCCCCGTTCGAGGCCAGGACCTGGCGCGAGCTCACGTACCAGGTGCTGAGCCTGCCGATCGGCGTGGTCCTGTTCAGCTTCTCGATCACCCTCATGACCCTGGGCGTGGGGACGCTGATCACCTTCCTCGGGGTCCCGATCCTGGCCGGCACGCTGGCCCTGTGCCGGGGCTTCGGCGCGCTGGAGCGGGCGCGGGCGCGGGCGCTGCTCGGGGTGGACGTGGCGGCCCCGGCCCCGGTGCGCGGGGCCACCGGCGGCCTGACGTCGTGGATGGGCGCGTCCCTGAAGAGCGGGGCGTCCTGGCGGCACCTGCTCTACACGCTGCTGCACCTGCCGTGGACGCTGTTCGCCTTCTCCCTCGCGGTGCCGCTCTGGATCTGCGGCTGGGCCCTCCTCACGTATCCGCTGTGGCGCTGGACCCTGCCCTCGCACCTGACCCGCGACGGCATCCAGCTGTACTCCGACCGCAACCACACGACGACCGTCGACACCCCGGTCGAGCTGGCGCTGGCCTTCGCGACCGGCCTGGTGCTCCTGCTGGTCACGGCGTGGGTCATCCGGGCGCTGGCGGGCGTGGACCGGATCCTGGTGCGCGGGCTGCTCGGCCCGTCCCGGCTCGCGACCCGGGTCTCGGAGCTGGAGTCGGACCGGGGGGTCGTCGTCGACACCGCCGCCGCCGACCTGCGCCGCATCGAACGCGACCTCCACGACGGCGCCCAGGCCCGCCTCGTCGCCCTCGCCATGGATCTGGGCCTGGCGAAGGAGAAGCTCACCGCCGACCCGGAAGCCGCCGCCCGGATGGTCGACGAGGCCCACGGCGAAGTCAAGATCGCCCTCCAGGAACTCCGCGACCTCGCCCGCGGCATCCACCCCGCCGTCCTCACCGACCGCGGCCTCGACGCCGCCCTCTCCGCCATCGCCTCCCGCTGCACCGTCCCCGTCACCGTCACCGTGGACCTGGCCGACCGTCCGGCCCAGGCGATCGAGGGCATCGCGTACTTCACCGTCTCCGAACTGCTCCAGAACGTGAGCAAGCACGCCCGGGCCACCCACGCCTCCGTCGAGGTCTGGCGCACCGGCGACCGCCTCATGCTCCAGGTCACCGACGACGGCCGGGGCGGCGCCGATCCCGCGGCGGGCAGCGGGCTGGCCGGGCTGACGGAGCGGCTGGACGCAGTGGACGGCGTACTGGCCGTGGACTCCCCGCCGGGCGGCCCGACCCGGATCACCGCCGAGCTCCCCTGGCGCGGCTGA